Proteins encoded by one window of Musa acuminata AAA Group cultivar baxijiao chromosome BXJ2-9, Cavendish_Baxijiao_AAA, whole genome shotgun sequence:
- the LOC103998442 gene encoding CRM-domain containing factor CFM9, mitochondrial, whose product MTTIGSESGQFGNDFRSGQGQVNLASLPVRRSPRGLGEGFAALDQISRAKNETAAMQRSAAPLLSRFLLRSRRFSSSTDGSIGASVSGSVSLKNAAAAVLFDHLPVSIPDTDPVVYRFQEFSESLNPSLPSADSTLSRWRHQYCRRHRDEISGKADSRNYLFGDIYLKTWSNNEFRLMSMRKLNSTSISHFISTCACRFMSTTKGRSMRSKVEKRMRRETGKTLREIRRAKKIRKKLMTEEERIIYNLRRAKKKVALLLQKLKKYELPELPTPRHDPEVLTPEQLQAYKKIGFRNRNYVPVGVRGVFGGVVQNMHLHWKFHETVQVCCDNFPKEKIKEMATMLATLSGGIVVNIHNVKTIIMFRGRNYRQPKNLIPVNTLTKRKALFKARFEQALESQKLNIKKIEQQLRRKGVNPEDPISMASIQRVAATFFRAIDEKQGTPYVFRGNRPSPSEIDDPQDEPADVPSEDSDQEELDRFIQEIEDAADKEWAEEEAAEKEESSRIRYWSQDGMGMPSRASDWSSRSSEENRGHGRGSSGASGGLRTTETRKWNSDPEISGDSEGDEWEYDDEVDDAVADIQSDENSEDETLERLPNRRQRNNRVGQEEAFRTRGNERNKWIENEDTRPSNDMHEDSEDGIWESEDEDTHDLLETKGTAYDYLSSSSNDDSDSNSGNGRRMGELKKKEIDESWDSD is encoded by the exons ATGACGACGATCGGGTCCGAGTCAGGTCAATTTGGTAACGACTTCAGGTCTGGTCAGGGTCAGGTTAATTTGGCCTCGCTGCCCGTGCGTCGCTCTCCTCGGGGTTTAGGGGAGGGTTTCGCAGCCCTCGACCAAATAAGTCGAGCCAAGAACGAGACGGCGGCGATGCAGCGTTCCGCCGCTCCGCTCCTCAGCCGCTTCCTCCTCCGATCCCGGCGGTTCTCCTCGTCGACTGACGGCAGTATCGGTGCCAGCGTCAGCGGCAGCGTCTCGCTAAAGAATGCCGCCGCTGCCGTGCTCTTCGATCATCTTCCAGTTTCTATTCCCGATACCGATCCCGTCGTCTACCGTTTCCAAGAATTCTCGGAATCCCTGAACCCCTCGTTGCCTTCGGCTGATTCGACTCT GTCTCGATGGAGGCATCAGTATTGTCGGAGGCACCGTGATGAAATCTCGGGAAAGGCGGATTCAAG GAATTACCTGTTTGGAGATATATATTTGAAAACATGGTCGAATAATGAATTTCGATTAATGTCCATGAGAAAATTGAACTCCACTTCCATCTCCCACTTCATTTCAACTTGTGCGTGCCGGTTTATGTCAACAACAAAAGGAAGGAGTATGCGGAGCAAGGTGGAGAAGAGAATGCGGAGAGAAACAGGGAAAACTCTAAGGGAGATCAGACGtgcaaaaaaaattagaaagaaattaaTGACAGAAGAGGAGCGGATAATATACAACTTACGTAGA GCCAAGAAAAAGGTGGCTTTGCTTCTACAGAAACTCAAGAAATATGAATTGCCAGAGCTACCAACCCCTCGCCATGATCCTGAGGTTCTTACACCAGAACAGCTCCAGGCTTATAAGAAGATTGGCTTTAGAAATAGGAACTATGTACCTGTTGGAGTTCGTGGAGTATTTGGAGGTGTGGTTCAAAACATGCATCTCCACTGGAAGTTCCATGAGACCGTACAAGTTTGCTGTGACAACTTTCCCAaggaaaaaattaaagaaatggcAACCATGCTTGCAACATTAAGTGGTGGCATCGTGGTTAATATACACAATGTCAAAACTATTATCATGTTTCGTGGAAGGAATTACCGACAACCAAAGAATCTGATACCAGTCAACACCCTGACCAAAAGGAAG GCCTTATTCAAAGCGAGATTTGAGCAAGCTCTCGAATCTCAAAAGTTGAACATAAAGAAAATTGAGCAGCAGCTTCGCCGAAAGGGTGTCAATCCGGAGGATCCAATCTCTATGGCTAGCATTCAGAGAGTTGCTGCTACCTTTTTCAGGGCTATCGATGAGAAACAAGGAACTCCATATGTATTTCGTGGGAACAGGCCATCCCCATCTGAGATTGATGATCCTCAAGATGAGCCTGCCGATGTACCTTCTGAAGACAGTGACCAGGAGGAGCTTGACCGCTTTATTCAAGAAATAGAGGATGCAGCAGACAAGGAGTGGGCAGAGGAGGAAGCAGCAGAGAAAGAGGAATCATCCAGAATAAGGTACTGGAGTCAAGATGGCATGGGTATGCCAAGCAGGGCATCGGACTGGAGTAGCAGAAGTTCAGAAGAGAATAGGGGCCACGGAAGAGGTTCAAGTGGTGCTTCTGGTGGACTAAGGACTACAGAGACACGAAAGTGGAATAGTGATCCTGAGATATCTGGGGATTCAGAAGGCGACGAGTGGGAATATGATGATGAAGTGGATGATGCTGTAGCTGATATTCAAAGTGATGAGAATAGTGAAGATGAGACTCTTGAAAGACTACCAAACCGAAGACAGAGGAACAACAGAGTTGGGCAGGAGGAAGCTTTCAGAACAAGAGGCAATGAACGAAACAAATGGATAGAAAATGAAGATACCAGGCCATCAAATGATATGCATGAAGATTCGGAGGATGGGATTTGGGAATCAGAAGATGAGGATACACATGATTTGTTGGAAACAAAAGGCACTGCTTACGATTatctcagcagcagcagcaacgatgACTCCGACAGTAATAGTGGAAATGGCAGGAGGATGGGCGAACTTAAGAAGAAAGAGATTGATGAAAGTTGGGACAGTGATTAA
- the LOC103998457 gene encoding GPI-anchored protein LLG1-like: MDSSRDVWLLAAVLMYLAGLAAGSTFISDTVFELHGSAGRSLLQAKTSCPIDLEGMNYTIITGKCKGPQYPANLCCAAFKELACPFADQLNDETNDCASTMFSYINLYGKYPPGLFASECREGKEGLACPATPPESEDGNASADFTSQTLASLLTLLICAMVLVFLLHT; this comes from the exons atGGACTCGAGTCGAGACGTTTGGTTGCTCGCTGCCGTTCTCATGTATTTGGCGGGATTAGCGGCCGGTTCTACCTTCATCTCAG ATACCGTGTTCGAGTTGCATGGATCTGCCGGGCGGAGTTTGCTGCAGGCGAAAACGA GTTGTCCTATCGACTTGGAGGGAATGAACTACACAATCATCACCGGCAAGTGCAAGGGTCCTCAGTACCCTGCCAACCTCTGCTGTGCAGCTTTCAAGGAATTGGCATGCCCTTTCGCTGATCAGTTGAATGACGAGACCAATGACTGTGCTTCCACCATGTTCAGCTACATCAACCTCTATGGAAAGTACCCACCTGGGCTCTTTGCCAGCGAATGCCGTGAAGGCAAGGAAGGGTTGGCTTGTCCTGCGACTCCCCCGGAGTCGGAGGATGGCAATGCAAGTGCAGATTTCACGAGTCAAACCCTCGCCTCCCTCCTCACACTCCTTATCTGTGCAATGGTTCTGGTGTTTCTGCTGCATACTTGA
- the LOC135622012 gene encoding chaperone protein dnaJ 11, chloroplastic-like, whose amino-acid sequence MAMSGGLNFAVLPPPVCISVRPRSVVALAAAEGTPETAERRARSLYEVLRVRETATAGEIKAAYRSMAKRFHPDVTAGRGGDDFVEIRRAYEALSDPAARARYDLSIGRWRQGACGLSGRWETDQCW is encoded by the coding sequence ATGGCAATGTCTGGAGGCCTAAACTTCGCTGTACTCCCTCCTCCTGTCTGCATCTCCGTCCGGCCTAGGTCGGTAGTGGCTTTGGCGGCGGCGGAAGGGACGCCGGAGACAGCTGAGAGGAGGGCGAGGAGCCTGTACGAGGTGCTGAGGGTCCGAGAGACGGCGACGGCGGGGGAGATCAAGGCGGCGTACCGGTCCATGGCGAAGCGATTCCACCCGGACGTGACTGCGGGCCGGGGAGGGGACGACTTCGTGGAGATCCGCCGCGCGTACGAGGCGCTGTCGGACCCGGCGGCGAGGGCGCGGTACGACTTATCGATCGGGAGGTGGCGCCAGGGGGCGTGCGGCCTCTCAGGGAGGTGGGAGACGGACCAGTGTTGGTAA